Proteins encoded within one genomic window of Halorussus salilacus:
- a CDS encoding ferredoxin, translated as MRIEFDRDTCTGMFQCTAEWDAFEENRDDGKADLRDSEEEDEDVFVREIPEDAEFDAKMAARVCPVDAIAVYDDDGEQLIP; from the coding sequence ATGCGAATCGAGTTCGACCGCGACACCTGCACCGGGATGTTCCAGTGTACCGCCGAGTGGGACGCCTTCGAGGAGAACCGCGACGACGGCAAGGCCGACCTCCGGGATTCCGAGGAGGAAGACGAGGACGTGTTCGTCCGCGAGATTCCCGAGGACGCCGAGTTCGACGCGAAGATGGCCGCGCGGGTCTGCCCGGTGGACGCCATCGCGGTCTACGACGACGACGGCGAGCAGTTGATTCCCTGA
- a CDS encoding nucleoside phosphorylase, with product MPIPNFGDKYDADALFSPAEAVEEQGEGLPDVPPAVIIGFQDVLHEEVVDRADESINVVRSQEVHLLNDDVGFVGNFGYGSPMTATVTENVIAAGAEVVCILGGCGCLQKSIPPNHAILPTRAIRDEGVSYHYLSPDEEVRATPELVDALDESLSAAGVETHRGPTWTTSAYYRETVPEIEHYADEGVLSLGMEAAAMLAVAEYRGADAAVVHEIGDHLTPDEWESGVEREEQLTEFLGPTAEALSEYVS from the coding sequence ATGCCCATCCCTAATTTCGGCGATAAGTACGACGCCGACGCCCTGTTCTCGCCCGCGGAGGCGGTCGAAGAGCAGGGCGAGGGTCTCCCAGACGTTCCGCCAGCCGTCATAATCGGCTTCCAAGACGTGCTTCACGAGGAAGTCGTGGACCGAGCAGACGAGTCGATAAACGTCGTCAGAAGTCAGGAGGTCCACCTGCTGAACGACGACGTCGGGTTCGTCGGAAACTTTGGCTACGGGTCGCCCATGACCGCGACCGTTACGGAGAACGTCATCGCGGCCGGGGCCGAAGTCGTCTGCATTCTCGGCGGCTGTGGTTGCCTCCAGAAATCCATCCCGCCTAACCACGCCATCCTTCCGACGCGGGCGATTCGGGACGAGGGCGTCTCGTATCACTACCTCTCGCCGGACGAGGAGGTGCGGGCGACGCCCGAACTGGTCGATGCGCTCGACGAGTCGCTCTCGGCCGCGGGCGTCGAGACCCACCGTGGTCCGACGTGGACGACTAGCGCCTACTACCGCGAAACCGTCCCGGAGATCGAGCACTACGCCGATGAAGGAGTCCTCTCGCTCGGGATGGAGGCCGCCGCGATGCTCGCAGTAGCGGAGTACCGTGGTGCCGACGCGGCCGTGGTCCACGAAATCGGCGATCACCTGACCCCCGACGAGTGGGAGTCCGGCGTCGAGCGCGAGGAACAACTGACGGAGTTCCTCGGCCCGACCGCCGAGGCGCTCTCCGAGTACGTCTCCTGA
- a CDS encoding MATE family efflux transporter encodes MFDDAKRRARSVAFLFPAALARLGLLDREKGEEAFDLAVPVMVTGGMRTLLRVADFFMVGRALGDEAVAALELGFQYFFIPFGLSLGLTSGTISVVSRFEGAGERASANFAVKQSLWLALAMAIPITAATWVYAEPMIAFLTDDPRTIELGAVYLRIIMLSVSFRFWSMIAARALAGVGDTRTPMYIRLLTLPTNIGLNAVLIFGFGPFPELGVAGAAWGTAVANTLAAVLFTGALLSGRYAIRLPLGGKQWDWSIAAEIVRVGLPLAGTRLARTFGRFPFLLVLTTLGTPVVAAYAIGRRVMLLALMPAWGYSTASSTLVGQSIGAGNDEAADEYGWQTLRIALATQLCIAAVLVAAARPLAVSFGTEHVGLTVEFIRVFGIGVAAFSVSRTMRGGLRGAGDTRWPFYGTVAGSYLFKLPVAFLAVAPGAVLFSVGGWNFAPGLGLGLLAVYVAIVGDMYIRAVVNVFRFWTGEWKRVARESGVGAGTGAD; translated from the coding sequence ATGTTCGACGACGCGAAGCGCCGGGCGCGAAGCGTCGCGTTCCTCTTTCCGGCCGCGCTGGCGCGCCTCGGCCTGCTCGACCGCGAGAAGGGCGAGGAGGCGTTCGACCTCGCGGTCCCCGTGATGGTCACCGGCGGGATGCGGACCCTGCTCCGGGTCGCCGACTTCTTCATGGTGGGGCGCGCGCTCGGCGACGAGGCGGTCGCGGCGCTCGAACTCGGATTCCAGTACTTCTTCATCCCCTTCGGCCTCTCGCTCGGACTCACCAGCGGCACCATCAGCGTGGTCTCGCGGTTCGAGGGCGCGGGCGAGCGCGCCAGCGCCAACTTCGCGGTCAAGCAGTCGCTGTGGCTCGCGCTCGCGATGGCGATTCCCATCACCGCGGCGACGTGGGTCTACGCCGAACCCATGATCGCGTTCCTGACCGACGACCCCCGGACCATCGAACTCGGCGCGGTCTACCTCCGGATTATCATGCTCTCGGTCTCGTTCCGGTTCTGGAGCATGATTGCCGCCCGCGCGCTCGCGGGCGTGGGCGACACCCGGACGCCGATGTACATCCGGCTACTCACGCTCCCGACGAACATCGGCCTGAACGCGGTCCTCATCTTCGGGTTCGGCCCGTTCCCCGAACTCGGGGTCGCCGGGGCCGCGTGGGGGACCGCGGTCGCCAACACCCTCGCGGCGGTGCTGTTCACCGGGGCCCTCCTCTCGGGAAGGTACGCGATCCGACTCCCGCTGGGCGGCAAGCAGTGGGACTGGTCCATCGCCGCCGAAATCGTCCGCGTGGGGCTCCCGCTCGCGGGCACCCGCCTCGCGCGGACCTTCGGCCGGTTCCCGTTCCTGCTGGTGCTGACGACGCTCGGCACTCCGGTGGTCGCGGCATACGCCATCGGCCGCCGGGTGATGTTGCTCGCGTTGATGCCCGCGTGGGGATACTCGACGGCCTCCAGCACGCTGGTCGGCCAGTCCATCGGTGCCGGGAACGACGAGGCGGCCGACGAGTACGGCTGGCAGACCCTCCGAATCGCGCTCGCCACCCAACTGTGCATCGCGGCCGTGCTGGTCGCGGCGGCCCGACCCCTCGCCGTCTCCTTCGGCACCGAGCACGTCGGCCTGACCGTCGAGTTCATCCGGGTGTTCGGTATCGGGGTCGCGGCGTTCAGCGTCTCGCGCACGATGCGGGGCGGCCTCCGGGGCGCGGGCGACACGCGCTGGCCCTTCTACGGCACCGTCGCGGGGAGCTACCTGTTCAAGCTCCCGGTCGCGTTCCTCGCGGTCGCGCCCGGCGCGGTGCTGTTCTCGGTCGGGGGCTGGAACTTCGCGCCCGGTCTCGGTCTCGGCCTGCTGGCGGTCTACGTCGCCATCGTCGGCGACATGTACATCCGGGCGGTGGTCAACGTCTTCCGGTTCTGGACCGGCGAGTGGAAGCGGGTCGCCCGCGAGTCGGGCGTCGGCGCCGGGACCGGTGCCGACTGA
- a CDS encoding DUF7089 family protein, with protein MFEERSLSGEVAGVRERHAPDALVLDCASDFETLPPAQAEDLGLLADSLAPLSYPEEWLPEDAPELLRRLASTDFTVGMPGDGSVAWTRQTVPPTVFVKARVQGSPEDFVDFLLAEALVEVGTDEPEHFLGFFGERYRDLDSALPFDSGSVYQIAAALYDAYLGLHTREVFADWADDRPRLFEAWRDAGERIEPRLEGLPSAMARDETDFADAAEFACSAVKHGLELPAPFAALDTEAYRDHGPAYAVTWAEKTFA; from the coding sequence ATGTTCGAGGAACGGTCGCTCTCCGGGGAGGTGGCGGGGGTTCGCGAGCGCCACGCACCCGACGCGCTCGTCCTCGACTGCGCGAGCGACTTCGAGACGCTCCCCCCGGCGCAGGCCGAGGACCTCGGCCTGCTCGCCGACTCGCTCGCACCCCTGTCGTACCCCGAGGAGTGGCTCCCCGAGGACGCCCCGGAACTCCTCCGGCGCTTGGCCTCGACCGACTTCACGGTCGGGATGCCCGGCGACGGGAGCGTGGCGTGGACCCGCCAGACCGTCCCGCCGACGGTGTTCGTGAAGGCCCGCGTGCAGGGGTCGCCCGAGGACTTCGTGGACTTCCTCCTCGCGGAGGCGCTCGTCGAGGTCGGCACGGACGAACCCGAGCACTTCTTGGGGTTCTTCGGCGAGCGCTACCGGGACCTCGATTCGGCGCTCCCGTTCGACTCGGGGAGCGTCTACCAGATAGCCGCCGCGCTGTACGACGCCTACCTCGGCCTCCACACCCGCGAGGTCTTCGCCGACTGGGCCGACGACCGCCCCCGCCTGTTCGAGGCGTGGCGGGACGCGGGCGAGCGCATCGAACCCCGACTGGAGGGGCTTCCCTCGGCGATGGCCCGCGACGAGACCGACTTCGCCGACGCCGCGGAGTTCGCGTGTAGCGCGGTCAAGCACGGTCTCGAACTCCCCGCGCCGTTCGCGGCGCTCGACACCGAAGCCTATCGCGACCACGGACCGGCCTACGCGGTCACATGGGCGGAGAAGACGTTCGCGTGA
- a CDS encoding DUF2073 domain-containing protein, with protein MPEVKGDGPNDGGGGGGVQIDLIGADRMAEMASMEKIRMILDGVRDGNIVILEKGLSPDEESKLIEVTMTEISPDEFNGIEIETYPRSETADQSFLDRLMGKESTAKLTVIGPANQIETLHKDENLISALVSRK; from the coding sequence ATGCCGGAAGTGAAAGGGGACGGACCCAACGACGGGGGCGGCGGTGGCGGCGTCCAGATAGACCTCATCGGGGCCGACCGGATGGCCGAGATGGCCTCGATGGAGAAGATCCGGATGATACTCGACGGCGTCCGCGACGGCAACATCGTCATCCTCGAAAAGGGACTGTCGCCCGACGAGGAGAGCAAGCTCATCGAGGTCACGATGACCGAGATCAGTCCCGACGAGTTCAACGGCATCGAGATCGAGACCTACCCGCGCTCGGAGACCGCAGACCAGAGCTTCCTCGACCGGCTGATGGGCAAGGAGTCGACCGCGAAGCTCACCGTCATCGGCCCTGCGAACCAGATAGAGACCCTCCACAAGGACGAGAACCTCATCAGCGCGCTCGTCTCTCGGAAATAA
- a CDS encoding ATP-dependent DNA helicase: MDISDIPDLPEGVPEHFREQGIEELYPPQGEAVEAGIADGESVVASVPTASGKTLIAELAMLTSVARGGKALYIVPLRALASEKRAEFEEFEEYGVSVGVSTGNYDSDGDWLASKDIIVATSEKVDSLVRNGAQWVDDLTCVVADEVHLVDDSSRGPTLEVTLAKLRKLNEDLQTVALSATVGNADEIAEWLDATLVDSTWRPIDLRKGVLYGQALHFDDGSKTQISRGNEKATAALVEDTLTDEGSSLVFVNSRRNAEAAARRLSDVTRDYLTDEERGKLREVADEIRDESDTQTSDDLADAVEKGAAFHHAGLASKHRALVEDAFRDRLVKVISATPTLAAGVNTPSRRVIVRDWRRYDGDVGGMQPLDVLEVHQMFGRAGRPGLDPYGEAVLIANGHDELDELFERYVWADPEPVRSKLAAEPALRTHILATVASGFADTEDELVSFLERTLYATQTDETGRLEAVTDNVLEYLERNEFLEREDGGLRATGLGHRVSQLYVDPMSAAEIIHGLRDADRRPTALGLYHLVARTPDMYELYLRSGDREEYTELAYERETEFLGSMPSEFEDHAFEDWLSALKTARLLEDWASELDEDEITERYGVGPGDIRGKVETAEWLLNAAERLAGELDLEWGPAIREARKRVEYGVAEELLDLAGVRNVGRKRARRLYEAGVESRADLREADKSVVLGALRGRRKTAETILENVGRKDPDLTGVEGEASAETASTDDGSGQQSLGDFE; encoded by the coding sequence GTGGACATCTCCGACATCCCCGACCTCCCAGAGGGAGTCCCCGAGCACTTCCGCGAGCAGGGAATCGAGGAGCTGTATCCTCCCCAGGGCGAGGCGGTCGAGGCCGGAATCGCCGACGGCGAGAGCGTGGTCGCGAGCGTCCCGACCGCGAGCGGCAAGACCCTCATCGCCGAGTTGGCGATGCTCACCAGCGTCGCCCGCGGCGGGAAGGCCCTCTACATCGTTCCCCTGCGCGCGCTCGCGAGCGAGAAACGGGCCGAGTTCGAGGAGTTCGAGGAGTACGGCGTCTCCGTGGGCGTCTCGACGGGCAACTACGACAGCGACGGCGACTGGCTCGCGAGCAAGGACATCATCGTCGCCACCAGCGAGAAGGTCGACTCGCTGGTCCGCAACGGCGCCCAGTGGGTCGACGACCTGACCTGCGTGGTCGCAGACGAGGTCCACCTCGTCGACGACTCGTCTCGCGGGCCCACGCTGGAGGTCACCCTCGCGAAGCTCCGGAAGCTCAACGAGGACCTCCAGACCGTCGCGCTCTCGGCGACGGTCGGCAACGCCGACGAGATAGCCGAGTGGCTCGACGCCACCCTCGTCGACTCGACGTGGCGACCCATCGACCTCCGGAAGGGCGTTCTCTACGGGCAGGCGCTCCACTTCGACGACGGCTCGAAGACCCAGATATCGCGGGGCAACGAGAAGGCGACCGCGGCGCTCGTGGAGGACACCCTGACCGACGAGGGGTCGAGCCTCGTCTTCGTCAACTCCCGGCGGAACGCCGAGGCCGCCGCCCGGCGGCTCTCGGACGTGACCCGCGATTACCTCACCGACGAGGAGCGCGGGAAACTCCGCGAGGTCGCCGACGAGATTCGAGACGAGAGCGACACCCAGACCAGCGACGACCTCGCCGACGCGGTCGAGAAGGGGGCGGCGTTCCACCACGCGGGCCTCGCGAGCAAGCACCGCGCGCTGGTCGAAGACGCGTTTCGCGACCGACTCGTCAAGGTCATCTCCGCGACCCCGACCCTCGCGGCGGGGGTCAACACGCCCTCACGGCGGGTCATCGTCCGCGACTGGCGACGCTACGACGGCGACGTCGGGGGCATGCAACCGCTCGACGTGCTGGAGGTCCATCAGATGTTCGGCAGGGCGGGCCGACCCGGCCTCGACCCCTACGGCGAGGCGGTTCTCATCGCAAACGGCCACGACGAACTCGACGAGCTGTTCGAGCGCTACGTCTGGGCCGACCCCGAACCGGTGCGCTCGAAGCTCGCGGCCGAGCCCGCGCTCCGGACCCACATCCTCGCGACCGTCGCCTCCGGGTTCGCCGACACCGAGGACGAACTCGTCTCGTTCCTCGAACGCACCCTCTACGCGACCCAGACCGACGAGACCGGGCGGCTCGAAGCCGTGACCGACAACGTCCTCGAATACCTCGAACGAAACGAGTTCCTCGAACGCGAGGACGGTGGGCTCCGAGCGACCGGACTCGGCCACCGCGTCTCACAGCTCTACGTCGACCCCATGAGCGCCGCCGAGATAATCCACGGCCTCCGGGACGCCGACCGCAGGCCGACCGCGCTCGGCCTCTACCACCTCGTCGCGCGCACGCCGGACATGTACGAGCTCTACCTCCGGTCGGGCGACCGCGAGGAGTACACCGAGCTCGCATACGAGCGCGAGACCGAGTTCCTCGGGTCGATGCCCTCGGAGTTCGAGGACCACGCGTTCGAGGACTGGCTGTCGGCGCTCAAGACCGCCCGCCTGCTCGAAGACTGGGCCTCCGAGTTGGACGAGGACGAGATTACGGAACGCTACGGCGTCGGGCCGGGCGACATCCGCGGCAAGGTCGAGACCGCCGAGTGGCTCCTCAACGCGGCCGAGCGACTCGCGGGCGAACTCGACCTCGAATGGGGGCCTGCGATCCGGGAGGCCAGAAAGCGCGTCGAGTACGGCGTCGCCGAGGAACTGCTCGACCTCGCGGGCGTCCGGAACGTCGGCCGCAAGCGCGCCCGGCGGCTCTACGAGGCCGGAGTCGAGTCCCGGGCCGACCTCCGGGAGGCCGACAAG
- a CDS encoding OapC/ArvC family zinc-ribbon domain-containing protein, which yields MPHQCTDCGRTFADGSKEMLSGCPDCGGNKFQFLPASAAATDSGAGPETGAGPETGGSAGGTAPKKAPEEPTPSPSSGPRSESSAGRGPRSRPATGDASAGPETEGGDASAVDRAAATVRDWVRSGTSDDDSGEPPTDSSESRADHSESRPSTDGSTRNDAPGSRPVAPEDTAQANARSDVVSEAELPDRSHEAELPDRSQVDSPASGTRADSTGQTTPADPPADGEVVDTPSGESPGLKELREELNSQFESIRIVEPGQYELNLMELYEREEYIIALKEDGKYVIEVPDGWETPDR from the coding sequence ATGCCCCACCAGTGCACCGACTGCGGCCGGACGTTCGCCGACGGCTCGAAGGAGATGCTCTCGGGCTGTCCCGACTGCGGCGGGAACAAGTTCCAGTTCCTGCCCGCGAGCGCGGCCGCGACCGACTCCGGGGCCGGTCCCGAAACCGGGGCCGGACCCGAAACCGGGGGGTCGGCGGGAGGCACCGCCCCGAAGAAGGCACCCGAAGAGCCGACTCCCTCGCCGAGTTCGGGGCCGCGCTCGGAGTCGAGCGCCGGTCGCGGCCCGCGGTCGCGGCCCGCGACCGGCGACGCGTCTGCTGGACCCGAAACCGAGGGCGGCGACGCCAGCGCGGTCGACCGCGCGGCCGCGACCGTCCGGGACTGGGTGCGCTCTGGCACGAGCGACGACGACTCCGGCGAACCGCCGACCGATAGCAGCGAGTCGCGCGCCGACCACTCCGAATCACGTCCGTCAACCGACGGCTCGACTCGAAACGACGCGCCCGGGAGCCGACCCGTCGCGCCGGAGGACACCGCGCAGGCCAACGCCCGGAGCGACGTGGTCAGCGAGGCCGAACTCCCGGACAGATCGCACGAGGCCGAACTCCCGGACAGATCGCAGGTGGACTCGCCCGCATCCGGGACTCGGGCCGACTCCACGGGACAGACGACCCCCGCCGACCCACCGGCCGACGGCGAGGTCGTCGACACCCCGAGCGGGGAGTCACCGGGGCTGAAAGAGCTCCGCGAGGAACTCAACAGCCAGTTCGAGAGCATCCGCATCGTCGAACCCGGCCAGTACGAACTCAATCTGATGGAGCTGTACGAGCGCGAGGAGTACATCATCGCGCTCAAGGAGGACGGCAAGTACGTCATCGAGGTTCCGGACGGGTGGGAGACGCCCGACCGGTAG